One window of the Peptostreptococcaceae bacterium genome contains the following:
- a CDS encoding glutamate--tRNA ligase has protein sequence MSVRVRFAPSPTGYVHIGGLRTALYNYLFAAQQNGAYLLRIEDTDRTRLVEGAVENIIEALDWTGIHHNEGPFVDDEGNLREKGDFGPYIQSNRLEIYREYIDRLLESGHAYHCFCTKERLDNLRNDQKAMGKITKYDGLCRGISLAEARKRVADGEPHVIRLKLPVNHDIVFNDLVRGRVSVNTDDMDDQVLMKSDGFPTYHLAVIVDDHLMGITHIIRGEEWVPSTPKHVYIYEAFGWEVPQFVHLPNILNSEKKKLSKRQGDVAVGDFKKKGYLPEALVNYIAMVGWAPEDNQEIMSMEELIKKFSLDRVSKSGGVFDVDKLNWVSAHYIREADIDRLTRLCIPYLKEAGLISEKDCKERYDWIRLVVKVSRDNLSYLSQIGDEAKIFFGKEVAVENDEAMELLRMEHVPELLRVLKEKVKEAEIIDAEFGKTIFKTLKKETGVKGKNLFMPVRIALTGQMHGPEMVEIIEVLGRDTIIERIDYMLENNME, from the coding sequence ATGAGCGTAAGAGTTAGGTTTGCGCCTAGTCCGACCGGTTATGTACATATCGGAGGACTACGGACTGCTTTATATAATTATCTTTTTGCGGCACAGCAAAATGGAGCTTATTTATTAAGGATTGAAGATACCGACAGAACACGCCTTGTGGAAGGGGCCGTAGAGAATATAATAGAAGCTCTCGATTGGACGGGAATCCATCACAACGAAGGACCCTTTGTAGACGACGAGGGAAATCTCCGAGAAAAAGGCGATTTTGGGCCGTACATACAATCTAACAGGCTTGAGATTTATCGGGAATATATCGACCGGCTTTTGGAAAGTGGCCATGCATACCATTGCTTCTGTACGAAGGAACGATTGGATAATCTTAGAAATGATCAGAAGGCAATGGGCAAAATAACAAAGTATGACGGGCTTTGCAGAGGCATTAGCCTTGCGGAGGCAAGAAAAAGGGTTGCCGATGGTGAGCCCCATGTAATACGCCTAAAGCTTCCTGTCAATCACGATATAGTGTTTAACGATTTGGTAAGAGGACGCGTTTCAGTCAATACCGATGACATGGATGACCAAGTGTTGATGAAAAGTGACGGGTTTCCCACATATCATCTGGCTGTAATAGTGGATGACCACCTTATGGGAATAACCCATATAATAAGAGGCGAGGAATGGGTTCCTTCAACTCCAAAGCATGTATACATATATGAGGCCTTTGGCTGGGAAGTGCCGCAGTTCGTACATCTTCCCAATATACTCAATAGTGAAAAGAAGAAGCTAAGCAAGAGACAGGGCGATGTTGCCGTAGGCGATTTCAAGAAGAAGGGATATCTGCCGGAGGCATTGGTCAACTATATTGCAATGGTGGGATGGGCGCCTGAAGACAATCAGGAAATAATGTCCATGGAAGAATTGATTAAAAAATTCAGTCTGGACCGTGTTTCAAAAAGCGGAGGCGTCTTTGATGTAGATAAACTTAATTGGGTCAGTGCCCATTATATAAGAGAAGCAGACATAGACAGGCTTACTCGTCTTTGCATACCATATCTTAAGGAAGCGGGATTGATAAGCGAAAAAGACTGTAAAGAGCGTTATGATTGGATTCGCTTGGTTGTAAAGGTTTCTAGGGACAATCTTTCCTATTTGAGCCAAATAGGCGATGAAGCCAAGATTTTCTTCGGGAAAGAGGTGGCCGTAGAAAACGACGAGGCTATGGAGCTCCTTCGAATGGAGCATGTCCCGGAGCTCTTGAGAGTTCTGAAAGAAAAGGTTAAGGAAGCTGAAATTATCGACGCAGAGTTTGGAAAAACGATTTTCAAGACACTTAAAAAAGAAACGGGAGTTAAGGGTAAAAATTTATTCATGCCGGTTAGAATTGCATTGACAGGACAAATGCATGGTCCGGAAATGGTTGAAATAATTGAAGTTTTGGGTAGAGATACAATAATTGAAAGAATAGATTATATGTTGGAAAATAATATGGAATAA
- a CDS encoding HD domain-containing protein, which produces HIRDNSSCSTSVDAAFIENIYHASPLHDIGKVGISDAILLKPGKLTLEEFKLMKQHTVLGAQTLEIARNQYPRNAFINMGINVARSHHERWDGTGYPAGLAGEEIPLSARIMAVADVYDALRSKRCYKEAFTHETGRGIILQGRGTQFDPAVVDAFITLEHEFNSIRTAMDDAVYISTQQTNS; this is translated from the coding sequence GCATATTCGCGACAATTCCAGTTGTAGTACATCAGTGGATGCTGCGTTTATTGAAAACATATATCATGCCAGCCCGTTGCATGACATTGGCAAAGTCGGAATCTCCGATGCCATCTTGCTCAAGCCCGGCAAACTTACCCTTGAGGAATTCAAGTTGATGAAACAGCATACGGTGCTCGGCGCGCAGACGCTTGAAATAGCGCGTAATCAATACCCGCGAAACGCCTTCATCAACATGGGCATCAATGTCGCTCGCTCGCACCACGAGCGCTGGGATGGCACTGGCTATCCTGCTGGTCTGGCCGGCGAAGAGATCCCACTCTCTGCGCGCATTATGGCGGTTGCTGATGTGTATGATGCCTTACGTTCAAAGCGCTGCTACAAGGAGGCCTTCACGCATGAGACGGGCCGTGGCATCATTCTACAAGGAAGAGGCACCCAATTTGATCCCGCCGTTGTTGACGCATTTATTACTCTGGAGCACGAGTTCAACAGTATCCGCACAGCCATGGATGATGCAGTTTATATTTCGACTCAGCAGACGAACAGCTAA